A segment of the Nitrospirota bacterium genome:
GCTTGCATAAACTCATAAGCCACAAATCTTCATAATTTCTGTCAGGGCCATTATTGGTCATATAAGACGTAGGATATTCGAGTCGCAGATTATTGAACGCCCATGCCGGATCATCTGAAAAAACGAAAAAGCAAGGTTTGTCTATTATTTTGGTAACCTTCTCTATGGCACTGTAATAGTAATCTGCAGGGCAGATACCATGCACTCTGTTTGTATGAGGATTACTGACATAGTCACATCTCCGAATATGTACAGATACCGCATTCACACTCAGAATCTCTTGTGCCATTTTTTCATTAACAGCATCTGGGGCGCTTCTTAAAGTGAATTCATGCCGAATAACATTCTCTATGTCGTCAAAATACTTGGCGCTCTGCCAGTATCCTTCAAGATAGACGTCTTTGGGTACTTGCAGCATATCAGGATCAAAATAATATGCTTTTTCTCTTACAATGGAACCGGAACCGCGAATACTCATAATATCGTTTATGGATGCAATATCCTCAATAATATTGAAGTGCTGAAGAGAGTATCTATGTAAACGGTAGCTTTGAAACCCGGAGATATCAAGTTTCAGGGGAACTTCATTCATATAGGCGATTTTGCGGGCAAACGCATATTGAAATAATTGATTGCCCAGTCCGCCGATTAAAAAAACAATAACCACTTGGCCTTTAACCTTGGAGAATCACTTAATGGAGAACTTGATATGAAAGTGTTGGACTTGCTCATGCAAGCATTCATTGACTATTGCGCTCTTAAGCAACTGGATATGACTTCCAGATCAGTTTCGGTCAGTTCCGGGTAGTTTCCTGAGTAAAAACCGCAATTATGAATGAAATCCGTTTCTGGCAAATCATATTTATTTTGCACATATTTATTGTAAAAAGGCTGATTCTGCATATTACCTGCAATCATGGGACGGATTTCAATACCAGCGCCACTAAACTGAAACAGATATTTTTCTCTTAATGTTGGTGTCTTGCACAACACCGGCAGACAAAAACTGGACAATCGGGATATGTGTGAATGATCCAATGGCAAAAGATCAGCGTTAGACTCGATAATTTTGTTCAAGCGCCTGTAATTTTTTTCACGTCTATCTATTGCTTCCTCCAAAAACTGTAATTGCCGAAGCCCCAAGAAACCTGTTATCTCGGTGGGTCTGAAATTAAAACCCAAATCATAAAAACTGTATTTTGCATCAAATTCGCTGCGTATATGCATTTTCTTGCGCCACCTGAATTGCTGTTCAGAATTGAGATTTCTGTCCCAGCCATTAGCCCGGACAATAGTTAGCATTTCTGCGATATTCTCATCGTCGGTACAAACCATACCACCTTCGATTGTAGACATATGATGGGCAACATAAAATGAAAAACTCGATACAATCCCGAAGTTACCGGTCTTTCCAGCCGGCAATTCAGTCCCAAGCGATTCACAATTGTCTTCAATTAAAATGATACGGTGCTCATTGCATATATTTCTAATCACATCCAGATCCCCCGCAAAACCAAGGGCATTTGTAATAAACAAAGCTTTCAATTCGACTGAGCTCAACCTTTCCTCTAAATTATATGACATCATATTCAGTGTTTTTTTCTCACAATCGATGGGGACAGGTACAAAGCCCAACTGGATTATCGGCATTACGTTAGTCGACCAGGTTAAAGCCGAGAATCCTATTTTGTCATCTTTCTTTAACAGACCAAGGTTTGCCAATGTCTGTATAATCGCAAGATTGGCACTACCACCACTGTTGAATAATACAGCGTATTTGCGGTTCTGATAGCTAGCAAAGGCTTTCTCAAATTCAAAGCAGTGATGGTCCATGCTCAGTCGCTGGGCCTTAACTATAAACTCCGCAAGTGCTTGTTTCGTTTCATATTCATTAATAAACGCATTTTTCATGAGTGGGATCATTATGATAGTCCTTTGTTATATTTTTGGTCTCGATACTCTTTAATCACCCGGTCTATACCGTCATCCAGTGTTATGGAAGGCTTAAATCCTAATGAGTCCAACTTGGAAGTATCAAGACATTTTCTCAACATTCCATCGGGCATGCCATTATCCCAATATATCTTCCCATAATAATTAACTTTTTCTGATATTATTTCAGCTAATTCCTTGATTGATATATCAGTTCCCCATCCAACATTAATTATTTCAGGTGAATTCCAATTCTTTGTTAGGAACAGTAATGCAGAAGCAAGATCATCCACGTGCATGAACTCCCGTCTTGCAATGCCACTTCCCCAGAGTACCACTTTTTTTTGATTTTCATCAATAGCATCAACAAATTTTTTGACTAACGCTGCAAGAACATGTGAATTCATTGGATCAAAGCTGTCATTAGTCCCATAAAGATTACATGGTATAGGATTCAGACATTGCAACCTATACTGCTTGTGATAATACTGTGTCAAACGCAAACCCGCTATTTTCGCAAGTGCATAACCTTCGTTGGTTGGTTCGAGAGGACCTGTCATAAGATATTCTTCTTTCATGGGTTGAGGGCATTCCCTCGGGTAAATACAAGAACTACCCAGAAATACAAGTTTTTTTACGCCGACCTTGAGGCACTGATGAATGATATTACTTTGAATCATGATGTTATCGTAGAGAAAATCTCCCGGAAATTCCCTGTTTGCCTGAATCCCTCCGACCCTTGCAGCAGCTAAAAAAACGTAAGCCGGATGTTCTTGCGCAAAAAAAAGTTCAACATTTCGTGTGTCCCGTAAATCGAGTTCCTGTCTGCTAACGGTGACAATTCTATTGTAGCCCTCACTCAGTAAGGCTCTCATAATCGCGGAGCCGACCATTCCATTGTGACCGGCTACAAAGATGGTATCGTTTTTATTCATAAGTCCGCATACGAAAAAGGTCGAGTATCAGCATTATTAATATAATAACATTTTTCATTTCTCTACATTATTTGTACTCCACATACTCCGCAATCTCGTCTTATCATCTGAGATTGCCACGCACCTTTCAGGTGCTCGCAATATATTAGGGACGTTGGTTCTCAGAGTGCATTACTCATTGAACCACCAATTTTTCAACTCTGGCTATAGCCCTGTTAACGCTTGATGTGTTCACTTTAAGATGACGTGCAATCTCCGCACCGGAAAGTCCAAGTTCTTCACTGCTCCGCCGGGCGATTATGTTTCGGGTTTCGCTTACCTTGCGTCTCTTGCTGCCGTGCTTCAGTTCCTCAGGATTTATTTTGCTCTACCTGCATTCCTGTCGGAGTCATGTCAATAGGTGTGTAAAAAGCATTTAGGCGGCCATCCTTTCAAGCACCTTGGTTTCCTGCTTCAATACACCATCGACAA
Coding sequences within it:
- a CDS encoding alpha-1,2-fucosyltransferase: MVIVFLIGGLGNQLFQYAFARKIAYMNEVPLKLDISGFQSYRLHRYSLQHFNIIEDIASINDIMSIRGSGSIVREKAYYFDPDMLQVPKDVYLEGYWQSAKYFDDIENVIRHEFTLRSAPDAVNEKMAQEILSVNAVSVHIRRCDYVSNPHTNRVHGICPADYYYSAIEKVTKIIDKPCFFVFSDDPAWAFNNLRLEYPTSYMTNNGPDRNYEDLWLMSLCKHHITANSTFSWWGAWLSANPEKIVISPKKWFASQELDPKDLIPESWQRL
- a CDS encoding DegT/DnrJ/EryC1/StrS family aminotransferase, whose amino-acid sequence is MKNAFINEYETKQALAEFIVKAQRLSMDHHCFEFEKAFASYQNRKYAVLFNSGGSANLAIIQTLANLGLLKKDDKIGFSALTWSTNVMPIIQLGFVPVPIDCEKKTLNMMSYNLEERLSSVELKALFITNALGFAGDLDVIRNICNEHRIILIEDNCESLGTELPAGKTGNFGIVSSFSFYVAHHMSTIEGGMVCTDDENIAEMLTIVRANGWDRNLNSEQQFRWRKKMHIRSEFDAKYSFYDLGFNFRPTEITGFLGLRQLQFLEEAIDRREKNYRRLNKIIESNADLLPLDHSHISRLSSFCLPVLCKTPTLREKYLFQFSGAGIEIRPMIAGNMQNQPFYNKYVQNKYDLPETDFIHNCGFYSGNYPELTETDLEVISSCLRAQ
- a CDS encoding GDP-L-fucose synthase, whose product is MNKNDTIFVAGHNGMVGSAIMRALLSEGYNRIVTVSRQELDLRDTRNVELFFAQEHPAYVFLAAARVGGIQANREFPGDFLYDNIMIQSNIIHQCLKVGVKKLVFLGSSCIYPRECPQPMKEEYLMTGPLEPTNEGYALAKIAGLRLTQYYHKQYRLQCLNPIPCNLYGTNDSFDPMNSHVLAALVKKFVDAIDENQKKVVLWGSGIARREFMHVDDLASALLFLTKNWNSPEIINVGWGTDISIKELAEIISEKVNYYGKIYWDNGMPDGMLRKCLDTSKLDSLGFKPSITLDDGIDRVIKEYRDQKYNKGLS
- a CDS encoding HTH domain-containing protein; its protein translation is MNPEELKHGSKRRKVSETRNIIARRSSEELGLSGAEIARHLKVNTSSVNRAIARVEKLVVQ